The genomic stretch CTCCTGTCGCTTCCGTTCGACCGCCTCCTCCAGGTAGATCACCATCACCACGCCGGTCTGCACGGCGGTGCCGAACAGCGCGATGAAGCCGACCCAGACCGCGACGGAGAAGTTGTAGCCGAGCAGCCAGAGTAAATAGACGCCGCCGCTCAACGCGAACGGCACTGCGAGGAGGACGTGCGCGGCTTCGGCGAGAGAACGATAGGTGAAGTACAGCAGCGTGAAGATGATCAGCAGCACGATCGGCAGAACGATCTGCAGCCGCTGGCGGGCGCGTTCCTGGTTCTCCCACCGGCCGCTCCAGCCGACGTAATAGCCCGACGGCAGGGGAACGTCACGCGCCACCGCGGCGCGGGCCGCCCGGACGAATCCGCCGACGTCCCGGCCTTGCACGTTCAGGAGAACCGTTGCCAGGAGCAGCCCGTTCTCGGACGAGATCATGGCGGGGCCGCGGGCGTGCCGGATCCGTGCGACCTGGCCGAGCGGCACCGGCGGCCCGCCGGCGCTGGCGACCAGCACGCTCCCGAGCGCCTGCGGATCCGCGCGGTACTGCGGCGCGTACCTCACCCGCACGGGAAAACGCTCGCGCCCCTGGATGGTCATCGTCAGCGTCGTCTCGCCGACGGCATTCTCGATGACCTGCTGAATGTCGCCGACACCGATGCCATACCGCGCGGCGGCGCTGCGATCGACCTCGATGTTGAGATACTGGCCGCTGGTGAGCTGCTCCGGGTAGACGTTGGCCGCGCCCGGCACCTGCCGGACTGACTCCGCCACCTTGCGCGCCAGATCCTCGAGCACGCGCAGATCGGTGCCGAAGATCTTGACGCCGACCTCGGAGCGGATGCCGGTCGTCAGCATGTCGATGCGATTGATGATCGGCATCGTCCAGATGTTCGAGACGCCCGGGAGCTGCACCGCCTGGCTCATCTCGCCGCGCAGCCGATCCAGCGTCATGCCATCCCGCCACCGGGCGCGCGGCTTCAGATGGACGATGGTCTCCGTCATGTTGAGCGGCGCCGGGTCGGTGGAGGTGTCGGCGCGCGCCACTTTGGCGACGACGTAGTCCACTTCCGGGAACTTCATGAGCGCGGCGTTCTGCCGCGCGGCGATCTCGGTGTTCTGCGCCAGCGAGATGCTCGGGTCGGCAATCGGCATGAACATCAGGTCCCCTTCGTTCAGCGCCGGCATGAACTCGCTGCCGATCCGTGTGGACAGCGCGAGAGCCCCCGCGAAGAGCAGCCCCGCGACGCCGATCGTCGCCGCACGGTTCCTCAGCGCGGCGTCGAGCGCCGGCCGGTACGCCCGCCGCAAGCCTCGCATGACCGGGTTGGCCTCTTCCGGGTGGAACCTGCCGCCGAGCAGGAGGCTGCAGAGGACCGGCACGAGCGTGACCGCGATCACCGTCGCGGCGAGCACCGCAAACGTCTTGGTGAAGGCGAGCGGATGAAACAGCTTCCCTTCCTGGCCGGTGAGCGCGAAGACCGGCACGAAGGCGAGCAGGATGATCGCCATGGAGAAGAAGACCGGCCGCCCCACGAGCCGCGTCGATTCGCGAACGACTGCACGGACTTTCAGCCGGTCGCGAGGATCGACGCCGCGCTGTTCGACGAACCGGAAGGCGTTCTCCGTCACCACGATCCCGGCGTCGACCAGGACGCCGATCGCGATGGCGATTCCCGCCAGGCTCATGATGTTGGACGAGATGCCGGCGTAGTACATGCCGAGAAACGACATCAACACCGCGAGCGGCAGCGGCAGCGTGACGATGAGAATCGACCGGAAGTGCAGAAGAAACACCACGTGGGCGAGCGTCACGAGCAGGATCTCTTCGATCAGCGCCGTCCGGAGCGTGTCGACGGATCGTTCGATGAGATCCGAGCGGTCGTAGAACGGGACCACCCGCACGCCAGGCGGAAGGCCGGGTGCGATCTGCGCGAGCCGTGCCTTCACCGCATCGATCACCGCTTTCGTGTTGACGCCGGTTCGCGCCACGACGACTCCGCCGACCGCTTCGTCGGTGCCCTTCACCAGCGAGGCGATTCGGAACGCGTTTCCCACCTGCACATCGGCGACCTGCTCGACGTAGACCGGCACTCCCTTCGAGGCCCCGACGACAATCCGCTTCACGTCGTCGACGCTCTGAATGAGCCCGACGCCGCGGACGATCAGCCAGGCGCCGTTCGACTCGAGCACGTTGCCGCCGACGTTGACGTTGCTCCCGCGAACGGCGCTGACCACCGCGCTCAGCGGAATGTCGTAGGCGCGCAGCCGGTTGGGATCGACGTCGATCTGGTACTGCTGCACCTGGCCGCCCACCGAGGCGACTTCCGCGACGCCGGGCACCGAGTTGAGCTGATAGCGGATGAACCAGTCCTGGATGGTGCGAAGTTCTCGGAGCGAGTGCGCGGGACTCTCCACCGTGTACCAGAACACATGGCCGACACCCGTCGCGTCGGGCCCGAGTGTCGGCACGACTCCGGGCGGCAGCGCCTTGGCGACCAGGCTCATGCGCTCCAGCACCCGGCTCCGCGCAAAATAGAGATCGACGTCGTCCTCGAAGATCGCGTAGACCATCGAGAAGCCGAACGCGGACTGCGAGCGGACGACGCGAATCCCTGCAAGTCCCTGAAGGTTGGTCGTGAGCGGGTAGGTGACCTGATCCTCGACCTCTTGCGGGCTGTGCCCGGGCCAGTCGGTGAACACGATCACCTGGTTGTCCGAGAGGTCCGGGATCGCGTCGATGGGCGTCGCGCGGAGAGCCCACCAGCCCCATCCGGCCAGGGCCAGGTACAGCGCGACGACGATGAAGCGGTTCTTCAGGGCAAGGTCTATCAGTCGGTTGATCATGGCCACTCACTCGTCAGCCGCGCGTTCACACGCGCGCGCCCGCGCGCCCGGACTCCGAGCCCGGGCAGAGACACGACGGCAGTGAAGTGGCTAAACCAGGAAGACCGAGAGGAGCAGGTGCCTGGGTACCGGTGTGGCCGGGAGGGGGGACGTCGTTCGCCACCCGTCGCTGAGCACGAGCGCCGGAA from Vicinamibacterales bacterium encodes the following:
- a CDS encoding CusA/CzcA family heavy metal efflux RND transporter, whose amino-acid sequence is MINRLIDLALKNRFIVVALYLALAGWGWWALRATPIDAIPDLSDNQVIVFTDWPGHSPQEVEDQVTYPLTTNLQGLAGIRVVRSQSAFGFSMVYAIFEDDVDLYFARSRVLERMSLVAKALPPGVVPTLGPDATGVGHVFWYTVESPAHSLRELRTIQDWFIRYQLNSVPGVAEVASVGGQVQQYQIDVDPNRLRAYDIPLSAVVSAVRGSNVNVGGNVLESNGAWLIVRGVGLIQSVDDVKRIVVGASKGVPVYVEQVADVQVGNAFRIASLVKGTDEAVGGVVVARTGVNTKAVIDAVKARLAQIAPGLPPGVRVVPFYDRSDLIERSVDTLRTALIEEILLVTLAHVVFLLHFRSILIVTLPLPLAVLMSFLGMYYAGISSNIMSLAGIAIAIGVLVDAGIVVTENAFRFVEQRGVDPRDRLKVRAVVRESTRLVGRPVFFSMAIILLAFVPVFALTGQEGKLFHPLAFTKTFAVLAATVIAVTLVPVLCSLLLGGRFHPEEANPVMRGLRRAYRPALDAALRNRAATIGVAGLLFAGALALSTRIGSEFMPALNEGDLMFMPIADPSISLAQNTEIAARQNAALMKFPEVDYVVAKVARADTSTDPAPLNMTETIVHLKPRARWRDGMTLDRLRGEMSQAVQLPGVSNIWTMPIINRIDMLTTGIRSEVGVKIFGTDLRVLEDLARKVAESVRQVPGAANVYPEQLTSGQYLNIEVDRSAAARYGIGVGDIQQVIENAVGETTLTMTIQGRERFPVRVRYAPQYRADPQALGSVLVASAGGPPVPLGQVARIRHARGPAMISSENGLLLATVLLNVQGRDVGGFVRAARAAVARDVPLPSGYYVGWSGRWENQERARQRLQIVLPIVLLIIFTLLYFTYRSLAEAAHVLLAVPFALSGGVYLLWLLGYNFSVAVWVGFIALFGTAVQTGVVMVIYLEEAVERKRQELEGALTRAALRDAVVEGALLRLRPKVMTVSTVIAGLLPIMWSTRAGAEVMKPLAAPVLGGMVSSLVHVLIVTPVIFFWLHERRLGLRQQALPEPARPRVRRRTLVAALIAVMVAAGSFVVWKAADRTGDRAATTSDLAGVVQTVRAGDLEIVVRSAGAALRQGRNRFTIEFRRPGDGALVDVGTVRASGNMSMPGMVMSSGLRVTPSGVPGRYIATAEFGMAGTWNMALEWNGPAGQGSASFQGSVQ